A window from Thermosipho africanus Ob7 encodes these proteins:
- the galT gene encoding galactose-1-phosphate uridylyltransferase, translated as MPEYRKDPVVRRWVIIATERAKRPHDFTVPKEEAKGGFCPFDYGNEHTTPPEIFAFRPENTEPNSPGWWVRVVPNKFPAVNPDIEIEKYGHGMYDAMAGFGYHEVVVETPEHSSTFALYDDKQAEEVVWAYVKRFRQLREDKRLKYILIFKNHGALGGASLPHPHSQIIAIPSVPKRVLEELNGAKDYYDYKERCVFCDMISQEKIENRRIVEENEDFIAFAPYASRFPFEVWIAPKVHSHDFGKIEDSQVKTFAIILRNTLKRIYKVLDNPPYNFVIHTSPTYEEGKIYYHWHVEIMPRLTRVAGFEWGSGFYINPVPPEDASKYLKNVEL; from the coding sequence ATGCCAGAATATAGAAAGGATCCAGTTGTAAGAAGATGGGTTATTATTGCAACTGAACGTGCAAAAAGACCTCATGATTTTACAGTTCCAAAGGAAGAAGCAAAAGGTGGCTTTTGCCCCTTTGATTATGGAAATGAGCACACCACACCACCAGAAATTTTTGCTTTTAGACCAGAAAATACAGAACCTAATTCTCCAGGTTGGTGGGTAAGAGTTGTTCCAAATAAGTTTCCAGCGGTTAATCCAGATATAGAAATCGAAAAATATGGACATGGTATGTATGATGCAATGGCTGGTTTTGGATATCATGAAGTAGTAGTTGAAACACCAGAGCACAGCAGCACTTTTGCATTGTATGATGACAAACAGGCAGAAGAAGTTGTTTGGGCATATGTAAAAAGGTTTAGACAACTTAGAGAAGATAAAAGATTAAAGTATATATTGATATTTAAAAATCATGGTGCACTTGGTGGGGCATCTCTTCCTCATCCACATAGTCAAATTATTGCAATTCCAAGTGTTCCAAAAAGGGTATTGGAGGAGTTAAACGGAGCAAAAGACTATTATGATTATAAGGAAAGATGTGTATTTTGTGATATGATCTCTCAAGAAAAAATAGAAAACCGTAGGATTGTTGAAGAAAATGAGGATTTTATTGCTTTTGCACCATATGCTTCAAGATTTCCATTTGAAGTATGGATTGCTCCGAAGGTTCACTCTCATGATTTTGGAAAGATTGAGGACAGCCAAGTAAAAACATTTGCGATTATTTTAAGGAATACTTTGAAGAGAATATATAAAGTTCTTGATAACCCACCATATAACTTTGTAATTCATACCTCGCCAACTTACGAGGAAGGAAAGATTTATTATCATTGGCATGTTGAAATAATGCCAAGGCTTACGAGAGTGGCAGGTTTTGAGTGGGGCTCTGGCTTTTATATTAATCCTGTTCCACCTGAAGATGCTTCAAAATACTTGAAAAATGTTGAATTATAA
- a CDS encoding cation diffusion facilitator family transporter, giving the protein MEKNIKIVTSIAVVVNTFLAALKIIIGFLFNSMAVLADGIDSATDILTASIVYFATRLSSKPPDKLHPYGHRKIENIGAKIISFIVFYAGISLLIESIKRLVTHNYTLIQGIIPITVTLISVIFKTFLFIIEYRIGKKYKRPSLIAEALNMRNDILLSSIVFFGILLNKIGLSFMDPLVGMIMSVIIIKVAFEIFNENAVALLDGIKKDEEWIYDEIINLCNECEGVKNPHKIRIRKIGECFDIDMDIEVDPKINVQKSHELTLCIKDKIKKLLNDKVYDVVIHVEPYQNVENEPYGIGGKNEK; this is encoded by the coding sequence ATGGAAAAAAACATTAAAATTGTAACAAGCATTGCTGTTGTAGTAAATACTTTTCTTGCTGCTTTAAAAATAATCATAGGTTTCTTATTTAACAGTATGGCTGTTTTAGCAGATGGGATTGACAGTGCTACAGATATCTTAACGGCATCAATTGTTTACTTTGCAACAAGACTTTCTTCAAAACCACCAGATAAACTACATCCATACGGGCATAGAAAGATAGAAAACATAGGTGCGAAAATAATTTCATTTATTGTTTTTTATGCGGGTATTTCACTTTTAATTGAGAGTATCAAAAGATTAGTTACACATAATTATACTTTAATACAAGGAATAATTCCAATAACTGTAACACTTATATCAGTTATCTTTAAGACATTTTTGTTTATAATAGAATATAGAATTGGCAAAAAATACAAAAGACCTTCATTAATAGCAGAAGCTTTAAATATGAGAAATGATATACTCCTTTCATCGATCGTATTTTTTGGAATACTTTTAAACAAAATTGGTCTTTCTTTCATGGATCCTTTGGTTGGAATGATAATGTCTGTTATAATTATTAAAGTAGCATTTGAAATATTTAATGAAAACGCTGTTGCACTCCTTGATGGAATAAAAAAAGACGAAGAGTGGATTTACGATGAAATAATCAATTTGTGTAATGAATGTGAAGGTGTTAAAAATCCACATAAGATAAGAATTAGGAAAATTGGAGAATGCTTCGACATTGATATGGATATAGAGGTTGATCCTAAAATAAATGTTCAAAAATCTCATGAACTTACTTTGTGTATAAAAGATAAAATAAAAAAACTTTTAAATGATAAAGTTTATGATGTTGTCATTCATGTTGAACCTTATCAGAATGTTGAAAATGAACCTTACGGTATCGGGGGGAAAAATGAAAAGTAA
- a CDS encoding tetratricopeptide repeat protein has translation MKSKAVVLILIFISIIGFSVTKDEIINLSKENPKEAWKLYLEYVLDNPTDTSLETMGKELKVKISLMNDPRLSFLIKQDIKELKNFLKNTTPSATEVEIIFQLFPQINEISKNTLEKPEYDTFLDNIILLKIANPEIDEKISAQNLTNFFLKYPTMLTYEVINILSQKDFSKDLGYNILKYIVDNIENFEEVQYPILNRIVEFAEKIGGKFTSKYLNDLKKYVELSNILNETSENIDINKAKLTIENLSIKKYNLSSKLENILNNTQKNNIKDSSKKTSTSQNSSNNTNYIMILLLVMLAIIVVSFKLVRFYLFYILGLKKMAAKVYKKIVDKDPLNEEKHLKLAQLYEEAGMYDKALEEYNILKRIKI, from the coding sequence ATGAAAAGTAAAGCTGTAGTCTTAATTTTAATATTCATAAGTATCATCGGATTTTCAGTAACAAAAGATGAAATAATAAATCTTTCCAAAGAAAATCCAAAAGAAGCTTGGAAACTTTACCTTGAATATGTGCTTGATAATCCAACTGATACTTCTCTTGAAACTATGGGAAAAGAATTAAAAGTTAAAATTTCCCTAATGAATGATCCTAGACTTTCATTTTTAATAAAGCAGGATATAAAAGAACTTAAGAATTTTTTAAAGAACACAACACCAAGTGCAACAGAAGTTGAAATAATTTTTCAACTTTTTCCCCAAATAAATGAAATATCTAAAAATACACTTGAGAAACCTGAGTATGACACTTTTCTTGATAATATTATTTTGCTAAAAATAGCAAATCCAGAAATTGATGAAAAAATAAGCGCCCAAAACCTTACAAATTTTTTCCTTAAATATCCTACTATGTTAACATACGAAGTTATAAATATTCTATCTCAAAAAGACTTTTCAAAGGATCTTGGGTACAACATACTAAAATATATCGTGGATAACATTGAAAACTTTGAAGAAGTCCAATATCCAATTCTTAATAGAATAGTAGAATTTGCAGAAAAAATTGGTGGAAAATTTACTTCAAAATATTTAAATGATCTTAAAAAGTATGTAGAATTAAGTAATATCTTAAATGAAACATCTGAAAATATAGATATAAATAAAGCAAAATTAACGATAGAAAATCTTTCAATAAAAAAATATAATTTATCATCAAAACTTGAAAACATTTTAAACAATACACAAAAAAACAATATTAAAGACTCTTCTAAAAAAACAAGTACATCTCAAAATTCTAGCAATAATACCAATTACATAATGATATTGCTCTTAGTAATGCTTGCAATAATTGTAGTTTCATTTAAACTAGTAAGATTTTATCTTTTTTACATACTAGGACTGAAAAAAATGGCAGCAAAAGTATATAAAAAAATTGTTGATAAGGATCCATTAAATGAAGAAAAACATTTAAAGCTTGCACAGTTATACGAAGAGGCTGGAATGTATGACAAAGCATTGGAAGAGTATAACATACTAAAGAGGATAAAAATATAA
- a CDS encoding sigma-54 interaction domain-containing protein: MELMKFYRTVLESIIEGVIIVDSDARILYINKMAVRLLNLKDGFLGKHVVEVIPNTRLHIVVRTGIPEVDEVQNVGDNIIITSRMPLKDENDNVVGAVAVFRDITSMRKLAEEITNLHQIEARLKAIIDSTYDAISVADENGNVVLVNKAYTKITGLKPEDVIGKPATVDIAEGESIHMMISKTKKPIYNARLKVYPSKREVIVNALPLFVKGEFRGSVAVVHDVSEILNLTKELEAVKRYIRHIKAKYTFDDIIGQSEKMLIAKEQAKKVAKTPATVLLRGESGTGKELFAHAIHNASNRSDKPFVTVNCAAIPENMLEVELFGYVEDAFMGTKGEKVGLIEEADGGTLFLDEIGKMPLSLQAKIVRFIENGEFIPVGSNRIKKVNVRIIASTNMDLEQMLKRREFLSELYYRLNVFPIFIPPLRERKEDIDELANHFVKKISNQYRRNITKITDNAISYLKSYDWPGNVRELENVIGRAIINMSITENILDKRHFPTLFLENTNQTKYEGSLKSLVEDFERKVIEAALRENKGDRNLTAKKLGISLRTLYYKMEKYGLI, from the coding sequence ATGGAACTAATGAAGTTTTATAGAACTGTGTTAGAATCTATTATTGAAGGTGTAATAATAGTTGATAGTGACGCACGGATCTTGTATATAAACAAGATGGCCGTGCGTCTTTTAAATTTGAAAGATGGATTTTTAGGAAAACATGTGGTTGAAGTTATTCCAAATACAAGACTCCATATAGTTGTAAGAACAGGTATTCCAGAGGTTGATGAGGTGCAAAATGTTGGAGATAACATAATAATTACTTCTAGGATGCCTTTAAAAGATGAAAATGATAATGTTGTTGGTGCTGTTGCAGTATTTAGAGATATAACTAGCATGCGAAAACTTGCAGAGGAAATTACCAATCTTCATCAAATTGAAGCAAGGCTGAAGGCAATAATTGATTCTACATATGATGCTATATCAGTTGCTGATGAAAATGGAAATGTAGTCTTAGTAAATAAAGCTTATACCAAAATTACGGGATTAAAACCTGAAGATGTTATAGGAAAACCTGCAACAGTAGATATTGCTGAAGGTGAAAGTATTCATATGATGATTTCTAAAACTAAAAAGCCAATTTATAATGCAAGGTTAAAGGTTTACCCTTCCAAAAGAGAAGTTATAGTAAATGCTTTACCACTTTTTGTTAAAGGTGAATTTCGTGGGAGTGTTGCTGTTGTTCATGATGTTTCTGAGATTTTAAATTTGACTAAAGAGCTTGAAGCTGTAAAAAGGTATATAAGACATATAAAGGCAAAATATACTTTTGATGATATTATTGGTCAAAGTGAAAAAATGTTAATAGCAAAAGAGCAAGCTAAAAAGGTTGCTAAGACCCCTGCAACGGTATTACTTAGGGGTGAAAGTGGTACGGGAAAAGAGTTATTTGCACATGCGATTCACAATGCAAGTAATAGATCTGATAAGCCATTTGTTACGGTTAATTGTGCGGCGATTCCTGAAAATATGCTTGAGGTTGAATTATTTGGATATGTAGAAGATGCCTTTATGGGCACAAAAGGAGAAAAGGTCGGACTTATTGAAGAAGCAGATGGTGGTACATTATTTTTAGATGAAATTGGTAAGATGCCGCTTTCGTTACAGGCAAAAATTGTTAGGTTTATTGAAAACGGTGAATTTATTCCAGTTGGTTCAAATAGAATAAAAAAGGTAAATGTAAGAATAATTGCATCTACAAATATGGATTTAGAACAAATGCTTAAAAGAAGGGAATTTTTATCGGAGCTTTACTATAGACTAAATGTCTTTCCAATATTTATTCCACCGCTTCGGGAGAGAAAAGAAGATATAGATGAACTTGCAAATCACTTTGTTAAGAAGATAAGCAATCAGTATAGAAGAAATATTACAAAAATTACTGATAATGCTATTTCATATTTAAAGTCATATGATTGGCCTGGAAATGTTAGAGAGCTAGAAAATGTTATTGGCAGGGCAATAATTAATATGTCAATTACAGAGAATATTTTAGATAAAAGGCATTTTCCAACACTCTTTTTGGAAAATACTAATCAAACTAAGTATGAGGGATCTTTAAAATCACTTGTGGAGGATTTTGAAAGAAAGGTTATAGAAGCTGCATTAAGAGAAAATAAAGGTGATAGAAATTTGACAGCAAAAAAGTTAGGTATAAGCTTGAGGACTTTGTACTATAAAATGGAAAAATATGGTTTGATTTAG
- a CDS encoding MBL fold metallo-hydrolase, with amino-acid sequence MKMDILLEGGIISVPSRAKATFSTIVLLEDGDRKILIEPGDYVTHSILEEELKKRNLKTEDITDIVLTHFHLDHAYNSIFFKNATVHLHENFLKKNYEKFGMIVGKQYKMIIDSWNAFQTFKDGDILFDKINVYHTPWHSKEHCSFVVDTENMGKVFFAGDIVMTRVEFYDIMRMLRDDDCARFVREMVNKCDYLVLTHDSGVFLENWR; translated from the coding sequence ATGAAAATGGATATACTACTTGAGGGTGGAATAATTAGTGTTCCAAGCAGAGCAAAAGCGACATTTTCTACCATTGTATTGCTTGAAGATGGTGATAGAAAAATTCTTATAGAACCTGGAGATTATGTAACTCATTCAATCTTGGAGGAGGAATTGAAAAAAAGAAATTTAAAGACTGAAGATATTACAGATATTGTACTTACTCACTTTCACCTTGACCATGCTTATAACTCCATCTTTTTTAAAAACGCTACGGTTCATTTGCATGAAAACTTTTTAAAGAAGAATTACGAGAAATTTGGTATGATAGTTGGAAAGCAATACAAGATGATTATAGACTCTTGGAATGCGTTCCAAACATTTAAGGATGGTGATATATTATTTGATAAAATTAATGTGTATCATACACCCTGGCATTCAAAGGAGCATTGTTCTTTTGTTGTAGATACAGAAAATATGGGAAAGGTGTTTTTTGCAGGAGATATTGTTATGACTAGAGTAGAGTTTTATGATATAATGAGAATGCTAAGAGATGACGATTGTGCAAGATTTGTTAGAGAAATGGTTAATAAATGTGATTATTTGGTTTTAACTCACGATAGTGGGGTGTTTTTGGAAAATTGGAGGTGA
- a CDS encoding glycogen synthase, with the protein MKVALVSYEVYPFAKVGGLADVVGALPKYLKKFSVEPIVIMPKHKIVEKNAEKFSYSLRKIKENISVPNLKTDEKFDIYQTFIPGTQIPVYLIANDYYFSAEQVYEGPDLAEQAIYFSAAVFEALKVLGEKVDVLHINDWQTGLVPVYLKTLYKDDEFFSKTVVLLTIHNLGYQGIFDSSYMNFSGLPDYLYNIDGIEFYGKINFLKGGILFSDVINTVSPTYAQEIQTKEYGEKLDGVLRLRSSDLYGILNGIDYDEYNPETDKRIYVNYSLQEIEKKYENKKMLQKELNLPQTNDVPVIGMITRLVDQKGLDILSEVLRYILNMDVQFVLLGTGDKKYEEMFKEIEKEFPDKMSANITFDIVLAQKIYASSDMFLMPSRYEPCGLGQMYSLRYGTIPVVRYTGGLADTVMEYDEEAMKGNGFGFKEYDSAYLLKAVARAVDFFKNKKGHWKKLIENAMKTDLSWERSANEYVKIYNKALNKRR; encoded by the coding sequence GTGAAGGTTGCACTTGTTTCTTATGAAGTATATCCATTTGCTAAAGTAGGGGGACTTGCTGACGTTGTAGGGGCTTTACCAAAATATCTTAAAAAATTTTCAGTTGAACCAATTGTTATAATGCCAAAGCATAAGATCGTAGAAAAAAATGCAGAAAAGTTTTCATATAGTCTAAGAAAGATAAAAGAAAATATTAGTGTTCCAAATTTAAAAACGGATGAAAAATTTGATATTTATCAAACATTTATACCTGGAACACAAATTCCTGTCTACCTTATTGCAAATGATTACTATTTTTCTGCAGAACAAGTATATGAAGGGCCTGATTTGGCCGAACAGGCAATATACTTTTCTGCAGCTGTTTTTGAAGCATTAAAAGTGCTCGGGGAAAAAGTTGATGTTTTACATATCAATGATTGGCAAACGGGATTGGTACCAGTATATTTAAAGACATTGTATAAAGATGATGAGTTTTTCTCAAAGACTGTTGTACTATTGACAATACATAACCTTGGCTATCAGGGAATTTTTGATAGTTCATATATGAATTTTTCAGGTTTACCTGATTATCTATATAACATTGATGGTATTGAGTTTTATGGGAAAATTAACTTCTTAAAGGGTGGAATTTTATTCTCTGATGTTATTAACACAGTAAGTCCTACTTACGCTCAAGAAATTCAAACTAAAGAGTATGGCGAAAAGCTGGATGGTGTATTAAGACTTAGAAGTTCTGATTTGTATGGAATATTAAATGGTATCGATTATGATGAATATAATCCTGAAACGGATAAAAGAATTTATGTAAATTACAGCTTACAAGAGATTGAGAAAAAATATGAAAATAAGAAAATGCTTCAAAAAGAATTGAATCTTCCACAAACTAATGATGTTCCAGTTATTGGTATGATTACGAGACTTGTTGATCAAAAAGGGTTAGATATATTATCAGAGGTTTTAAGATACATTTTAAATATGGATGTTCAATTTGTACTTCTTGGAACGGGTGATAAAAAGTATGAAGAAATGTTTAAAGAGATTGAAAAGGAATTTCCTGATAAAATGTCTGCAAACATTACTTTTGATATAGTACTTGCTCAAAAAATTTATGCTTCAAGCGATATGTTTTTGATGCCTTCAAGGTATGAACCATGCGGTCTTGGCCAAATGTATAGTTTAAGGTATGGTACTATTCCAGTTGTTAGGTATACTGGAGGGCTTGCAGATACGGTTATGGAATATGATGAAGAAGCTATGAAAGGAAATGGTTTCGGGTTTAAGGAATATGATTCGGCATACTTACTAAAGGCCGTTGCAAGGGCAGTTGACTTTTTCAAAAACAAAAAAGGTCACTGGAAAAAATTGATTGAAAATGCTATGAAAACAGATTTATCGTGGGAAAGATCGGCAAATGAATACGTTAAGATATACAATAAAGCTTTGAATAAAAGGCGTTAA